From Spiroplasma eriocheiris, the proteins below share one genomic window:
- a CDS encoding amidohydrolase family protein, which yields MNSIKRVFYNVLDLDDQSIYVSTNDNTIIAIGKMTSFDIKQYANFEQYNFFNKAYVSPGWIDIHTHCYEKQSLYTDDPDEIGVRQGVTTVIDAGSVGANDVDEFYHCKDKYQTKVYCWLNVAKIGIPFQGELLDLNNIDEKLISQKLQQYPDFIVGLKVRMSKSVVGTNKLLPLVKTINIQNNNNLVPVMIHIGNGPPNINDILALTGKNVIITHAYNGKSNRIFQKDTLTIEFLNAALQRGLKLDIGHGSESFSFASFKWALAHNYGPDFISSDIYQKNRCYGPVYSLANVLSKMLYFGLSLKEIIAKVTIEPAIFLGFSHCGKLAVNYQADLTFFEIKEVEILAAEGMQQEQTIKLTKEIKPVMCVVKNSIIELGERKYGKNK from the coding sequence GTGAACAGCATTAAACGAGTATTTTATAATGTTCTGGATCTTGATGACCAGTCCATTTATGTTAGTACGAACGACAACACCATTATCGCCATTGGCAAGATGACAAGTTTTGATATAAAACAATATGCTAATTTTGAACAGTATAATTTCTTTAATAAAGCGTATGTTAGCCCGGGTTGAATTGATATTCATACTCATTGTTATGAAAAGCAATCTTTATATACAGATGACCCTGATGAGATTGGAGTTCGCCAAGGAGTAACAACCGTTATTGATGCTGGTAGTGTTGGAGCTAATGATGTTGATGAATTTTATCATTGTAAGGATAAGTATCAAACTAAAGTTTATTGTTGATTAAATGTTGCGAAGATTGGAATTCCTTTCCAAGGGGAATTACTTGATCTTAATAATATTGATGAAAAGTTAATTTCTCAAAAGCTGCAGCAATATCCTGATTTTATTGTGGGGTTGAAAGTAAGAATGTCAAAGAGTGTTGTTGGGACTAATAAACTTCTACCGCTTGTTAAAACAATTAATATTCAGAATAATAATAATTTAGTGCCGGTAATGATTCATATTGGGAATGGACCACCAAATATTAATGATATTTTGGCATTAACAGGTAAAAATGTCATTATCACCCATGCTTATAATGGCAAGTCAAATCGAATTTTTCAAAAAGATACATTAACAATTGAATTTTTAAATGCTGCTTTACAGCGGGGACTAAAATTAGATATTGGTCATGGCAGCGAAAGTTTTAGTTTTGCTTCTTTTAAATGAGCCCTTGCTCATAATTATGGTCCTGATTTTATTAGTAGTGATATTTACCAAAAAAATCGTTGTTATGGACCAGTATATTCATTAGCAAATGTTTTAAGTAAAATGTTATACTTTGGATTATCTTTAAAAGAAATCATTGCCAAAGTTACAATTGAACCAGCAATCTTTTTAGGATTTTCTCATTGTGGAAAGTTAGCCGTTAATTACCAGGCTGATCTTACATTTTTTGAAATTAAAGAAGTTGAAATACTAGCTGCTGAGGGAATGCAACAAGAACAAACAATTAAATTAACAAAAGAAATTAAGCCGGTGATGTGTGTTGTTAAAAATAGCATTATCGAATTAGGGGAGAGAAAATATGGAAAAAATAAATAG
- a CDS encoding DgaE family pyridoxal phosphate-dependent ammonia lyase, whose translation MEKINSFYQKLNLKKVINAAGKMSIIGVSTISDGVGQTMLTAGQDYVVMKDLVAQASRYLAKLLQVEDVHIVNCAAGGIAISVAGMIAQDNYALQLNVLQNHELPNEIILPKGHNINFGGAIETMINLGGGVVKEAGYANMCDSQHLTSLINSRSAAILYIKSHHCVQKSILSSQEAITTAHQHNLPIIIDCAAEEDLIKYYHQGADVVIYSGTKALSGPTAGLIIGKQKYLDYIRAQSGGIARAMKIGKENIAGLVQAVEEYLVRKLDVPGQIKLLEQLQVMISNLPGIKSVVEQDEAGRELYRLKIIIDPNILNFKANDLINYFENNDPILITRNNYANKNIIYIDPRALAPEDIKVIGTLIQDYVKKEGQ comes from the coding sequence ATGGAAAAAATAAATAGTTTTTATCAAAAATTAAATTTAAAAAAAGTGATTAATGCCGCAGGGAAAATGTCTATTATTGGAGTTTCGACCATTTCCGATGGGGTTGGTCAAACAATGCTTACTGCTGGCCAAGACTATGTGGTTATGAAAGATTTGGTTGCTCAAGCAAGTCGCTATTTAGCAAAACTATTACAAGTGGAAGATGTCCACATTGTTAATTGTGCCGCGGGTGGAATTGCTATTAGTGTGGCGGGAATGATTGCACAAGATAATTATGCTTTACAACTAAATGTCTTGCAAAATCACGAACTTCCCAATGAAATTATTTTACCCAAAGGTCATAATATTAATTTTGGGGGAGCAATTGAAACGATGATAAATTTAGGTGGCGGAGTTGTTAAGGAAGCTGGTTATGCTAACATGTGTGATTCGCAACATTTAACAAGTTTAATTAATTCACGCAGTGCAGCAATTTTATATATTAAATCCCATCATTGCGTTCAAAAATCAATCTTATCCTCACAAGAAGCAATCACCACTGCTCATCAACATAATTTGCCCATTATTATTGATTGTGCCGCGGAAGAAGATTTAATTAAATATTATCATCAGGGGGCAGATGTTGTTATTTATAGTGGGACCAAAGCATTATCTGGCCCAACCGCGGGATTAATTATTGGGAAGCAAAAATACTTGGATTATATTCGTGCCCAAAGTGGTGGTATTGCTCGCGCAATGAAAATTGGTAAAGAAAATATTGCGGGCTTAGTACAAGCTGTTGAAGAATATTTAGTCCGGAAACTAGATGTGCCAGGACAAATTAAACTATTAGAACAATTACAAGTAATGATTAGTAATTTACCAGGAATCAAGAGTGTTGTTGAACAAGATGAAGCAGGCCGCGAATTGTATCGTCTTAAAATTATTATTGATCCAAACATTCTCAATTTTAAGGCAAATGATTTAATTAACTATTTTGAAAATAATGATCCTATTTTAATTACCAGAAATAATTATGCTAATAAAAATATTATCTATATTGACCCCCGCGCATTGGCACCAGAGGATATCAAAGTTATTGGGACATTAATTCAAGATTATGTTAAAAAGGAGGGACAGTAG
- the dagF gene encoding 2-dehydro-3-deoxy-phosphogluconate aldolase: MLFIKDRVCINVLAKDIDNANDIKIAGQGHVLIGILAKDFLNPEDAINYVNSFHQIIGDVASIGLGSGDPTQCYRVVDIARQVLPRHINQVFPVVGYTRGSVARENTIINCLISPTEKPGYVKISTGPLSSHVEPAIVPVLTAIAMAKEMQASSIKFFPMNGLQHRAEYKIVAEACAQADLWLEPTGGIDFENYQEILQIALDAKVKKIIPHIYSAIIDKSSGLTRPEDVAKIIEITKRMLN, translated from the coding sequence ATGTTATTTATTAAAGATCGGGTTTGTATTAATGTTTTAGCAAAAGATATTGATAATGCCAACGACATTAAAATAGCAGGACAAGGTCATGTGTTAATTGGTATTTTAGCAAAAGATTTTTTAAATCCAGAAGATGCTATTAATTATGTGAATAGTTTTCATCAAATAATTGGCGATGTTGCTAGTATTGGATTAGGCAGTGGTGATCCTACTCAATGTTATCGGGTAGTTGACATTGCTAGACAAGTCTTACCGCGCCATATTAACCAAGTGTTTCCTGTTGTTGGTTATACGAGAGGAAGTGTTGCCCGCGAGAATACAATTATTAATTGTCTAATTTCACCAACTGAGAAACCAGGCTATGTTAAGATATCAACTGGACCGTTAAGTAGTCATGTAGAACCAGCGATTGTGCCAGTTTTGACTGCAATAGCTATGGCTAAAGAAATGCAAGCATCATCAATTAAATTTTTTCCAATGAATGGTTTACAACACCGTGCGGAATATAAAATTGTGGCTGAGGCTTGTGCCCAGGCAGATTTATGATTGGAACCAACTGGGGGAATTGATTTTGAAAATTATCAAGAAATTCTGCAAATTGCCTTAGATGCTAAGGTTAAAAAAATTATTCCGCACATTTATTCCGCAATTATTGATAAATCATCTGGATTAACAAGACCAGAAGATGTTGCAAAAATAATTGAAATAACAAAAAGAATGTTAAATTAA
- the topA gene encoding type I DNA topoisomerase: MAKILVIMEAPAKAKKVQSFLGKDYIVWATGGHLRELKTDGDYYLGIDLETMKPRYQPISDRVEIINKLKEFANTAEQVYLATDPDREGEAIAYSLQELLRCKSKSYRLIFNEITEPAVINAIANKTKVDMNLVKAQETRRILDRLLGFRLSNLLKVKIDSKSAGRVQSVALKLIVKRYFEHQNFKPVEYWNLYGLHRQDQFELTKINNNKVEKTISSQQMVNNIITDLAPTSKIINIIRKPSKSKGVSPLITSTVLQKANSKYDYPTETVTKILQTLYEQGIISYPRTDSTRLNDDFIRIAQTYLTNKFGPEYLLTTTKKQKSKLNVQDAHEAIRPTNLKHDLIWAKEHLPKEQYNIYKLIWEYTLGSLMAPALIDRTIVTILNKDKYEFTLATGIISFMGVKKLIDDKAEDEEELLTSNNTYQIGSEIKFDEILPKQSFTKPEPLFTEASLIKVLEELGIGRPATYATIFKILRTREYVTLNKKAYEPTAQGIKTIDYLEKAYQSIIDEYYTANMEKVLDQIAEGKLDSKDYLIDFWLTFNKKIKQLFRDRF; this comes from the coding sequence ATGGCTAAAATATTAGTAATTATGGAGGCTCCCGCCAAAGCTAAAAAAGTCCAAAGTTTTTTAGGAAAAGATTATATTGTTTGAGCAACCGGAGGACATTTACGAGAATTAAAAACTGATGGTGACTATTATTTGGGAATTGATTTAGAAACTATGAAGCCAAGATATCAACCAATTTCAGACCGGGTTGAGATTATCAACAAGTTAAAAGAGTTTGCAAACACTGCCGAACAAGTTTATTTAGCAACTGACCCCGACCGGGAAGGAGAAGCTATTGCCTATAGTTTGCAAGAACTTTTACGGTGCAAATCAAAGAGTTATCGGTTAATTTTTAATGAAATTACCGAGCCGGCAGTTATCAATGCGATTGCTAATAAAACAAAAGTTGATATGAATCTTGTTAAAGCCCAAGAAACACGAAGGATCTTAGATCGATTATTAGGTTTTCGGTTGTCTAATTTATTAAAAGTAAAAATTGATTCCAAATCAGCTGGTCGGGTACAATCAGTGGCTTTAAAATTAATTGTCAAGCGTTATTTTGAACATCAGAATTTTAAACCAGTCGAATATTGAAATCTTTATGGACTTCATCGCCAAGATCAATTTGAACTAACAAAGATTAATAATAATAAAGTAGAAAAAACAATTTCTTCTCAACAAATGGTGAATAATATTATTACTGATCTCGCTCCCACTAGTAAAATTATTAATATTATTCGGAAGCCATCAAAAAGTAAGGGAGTTAGTCCCTTAATCACTTCGACAGTTTTACAGAAAGCAAATAGTAAATATGACTATCCTACTGAAACGGTAACTAAAATCTTACAGACTTTATATGAACAAGGAATAATTTCTTACCCCCGAACGGATTCAACCCGGTTAAATGATGATTTTATTAGAATAGCCCAAACTTATTTAACAAATAAATTTGGACCAGAATATTTATTAACAACAACTAAAAAACAAAAAAGTAAGTTAAATGTCCAGGATGCCCATGAAGCAATCCGACCAACTAATTTAAAGCATGATTTAATTTGAGCCAAAGAACATTTGCCAAAAGAACAATATAATATTTATAAATTAATTTGAGAATATACCTTAGGATCATTAATGGCGCCGGCACTAATCGATCGTACAATAGTTACTATTCTTAATAAAGATAAGTATGAATTTACTTTAGCAACCGGAATTATTTCTTTTATGGGAGTTAAAAAATTAATAGATGATAAAGCAGAAGATGAAGAAGAATTATTAACTAGTAATAATACTTATCAAATTGGGAGTGAAATTAAATTTGATGAAATTTTGCCAAAACAATCATTTACGAAACCAGAACCATTATTTACTGAAGCAAGTTTAATTAAAGTTTTAGAGGAACTTGGGATTGGCCGTCCGGCTACCTATGCAACCATTTTTAAAATTTTGCGAACTCGTGAATATGTTACCTTAAACAAAAAAGCTTATGAACCAACTGCACAAGGGATTAAAACCATTGATTATTTAGAAAAAGCATATCAAAGTATTATTGATGAATACTATACTGCTAATATGGAAAAGGTATTAGACCAAATTGCGGAAGGAAAATTAGATTCTAAAGATTATTTAATTGATTTTTGGTTAACATTTAATAAAAAAATTAAACAATTATTTCGTGACCGCTTTTAA
- a CDS encoding nicotinate-nucleotide adenylyltransferase: MKIALFGGSFDPFHSDHLKMIKLVKEHCDIQEVWIIPTNQNPFKTRKLSPITDRLNMIKLAIQGLDYVKINDLELKNNAPSITYQTVKTLHEQDPTNQFYFMIGSDQLASLDKWNNINELVKLQTFIIFERNHQDVTPDILTKYEAISVPFKNNTHLSSTLVREGKNLDLQLPAINNYINDHLLYLEERIRDQMDEKRYLHCLNVGKKAQELAIIHHLDDHKALIAGTFHDVTKRWSEERQRDMLIKYWPEGLSEPVPTWHSYTGFLHLKYDLLFTDEEILNAVKWHTVGHPKMTPFEMLIFIADKISAERNYPGVEELRKLANKDLTLTFKEMLKRQYEIASQKHGVDNLGTNILKTYKAWITEQ, translated from the coding sequence ATGAAAATAGCATTATTTGGTGGAAGTTTTGATCCATTTCATAGTGATCATTTAAAAATGATAAAATTAGTTAAGGAACATTGTGATATTCAAGAAGTTTGAATTATCCCTACTAATCAAAACCCTTTTAAAACACGAAAATTATCACCAATTACTGATCGCTTAAATATGATTAAACTTGCTATTCAAGGTTTAGACTATGTTAAAATTAATGATTTAGAATTAAAAAATAATGCTCCTAGCATTACTTACCAAACTGTAAAGACTTTGCATGAACAAGATCCAACTAACCAATTTTATTTTATGATTGGTTCTGACCAATTAGCTAGTTTAGATAAATGAAATAATATTAATGAATTAGTAAAACTACAAACTTTTATTATTTTTGAACGTAATCACCAAGATGTTACTCCTGACATTTTAACTAAATACGAGGCCATTAGTGTCCCTTTTAAAAATAATACGCATTTATCAAGTACCCTGGTTCGGGAAGGAAAAAATTTAGATTTACAATTACCAGCTATTAATAATTACATTAATGATCACTTATTATATTTAGAAGAACGAATTCGGGACCAAATGGATGAAAAACGTTATCTTCATTGTTTAAATGTTGGTAAAAAAGCCCAAGAATTAGCAATCATTCATCATTTAGATGACCATAAAGCTTTAATTGCAGGAACTTTTCATGATGTTACCAAACGTTGAAGTGAAGAGCGCCAACGTGATATGCTAATAAAATATTGACCAGAAGGTTTAAGCGAACCAGTGCCTACTTGGCATTCTTATACCGGGTTTTTACATTTAAAATATGATTTGTTATTTACAGATGAAGAAATTTTAAATGCTGTGAAATGGCATACGGTTGGCCATCCCAAAATGACCCCCTTTGAAATGTTAATTTTTATTGCGGATAAAATTAGTGCTGAACGTAATTATCCTGGGGTGGAAGAGCTACGAAAGTTAGCTAATAAGGATTTAACCTTAACTTTTAAAGAGATGTTAAAACGTCAATATGAGATTGCGAGCCAAAAACATGGCGTTGATAATTTAGGGACTAATATTTTAAAAACATACAAAGCTTGAATTACTGAGCAATAG
- the mtnN gene encoding 5'-methylthioadenosine/S-adenosylhomocysteine nucleosidase, with protein sequence MNLVIGAMQEEMQVLLDTIKPSEIIKYDHIKLFQKGTWLFAISQIGQVNAAIALTTLINDYAIKNIYNIGTVGSLKPEYKIFELLIVEKALYTYADASEFGYQKGQIPQEPPFFTSDHQLINQITKDDENLRKVVLGTSDIFIDQQHHFEYFQTNFNNLIDIVDMEGTAFFQTAYKFNIPMLSIKVISDYLHNPTASTSQFKENLKYASILIKDFVLQLMQI encoded by the coding sequence ATGAATTTAGTAATTGGTGCAATGCAAGAAGAAATGCAAGTGCTGTTAGATACTATTAAACCAAGTGAAATTATTAAATATGACCATATTAAATTATTTCAAAAGGGAACATGATTATTTGCCATTTCACAAATTGGTCAAGTAAATGCAGCCATTGCTCTAACAACCTTAATTAATGACTATGCCATTAAAAATATATATAATATTGGAACTGTGGGTAGTTTAAAACCTGAGTATAAAATTTTTGAATTATTAATTGTTGAAAAAGCGTTATATACTTATGCTGATGCCAGTGAATTTGGTTATCAAAAAGGTCAGATTCCCCAGGAACCGCCATTTTTTACCAGTGACCATCAATTAATTAACCAAATTACCAAAGATGATGAAAATCTGCGAAAAGTAGTCTTAGGAACAAGCGATATTTTTATTGATCAACAACATCATTTTGAATATTTCCAAACAAATTTTAATAATTTAATTGATATTGTTGATATGGAAGGTACTGCTTTTTTTCAAACAGCTTATAAATTTAATATCCCGATGTTATCAATCAAAGTTATTAGTGATTACCTTCATAATCCAACAGCATCAACTAGCCAATTTAAAGAAAATCTAAAATATGCTAGTATTCTTATCAAAGATTTTGTTTTACAATTAATGCAGATTTAG
- the alaS gene encoding alanine--tRNA ligase — translation MRKLTSTEIRQLWLDFFKSKDHYELKPASLIPVDDPSLLWINSGVATLKPYFDGRKTPPAKRLTNSQKSIRTNDIENVGHTARHHTLFEMLGNFSIGDYFKKEAIEFAWEFLTSPQWIGFDPAKLYITIYEEDEEAYHIWKDIIGLSDDRIIKGGKDTNFWEIGEGPCGPNTEIFYDRGEKYDPQHVGLRLLKEDIENDRYLEVWNIVFSQFNNNGDGTYSELPRKNIDTGAGLERITSIIQETPTNFETDLFLPIIKATEKIISNKYQYDPSDFWKEPSEQTKINTAFKVIADHIRAATFAIADGVFPSNKDRGYVIRRLIRRASLYGKKLGINQPFLYLLVIEVINAMVPFYDYLIAKQEIITQAIKDEEVKFLNTLEQGSKLFNELKEKYGEISKENAFKLFESYGFPIELIEEEAADNNIKVDSAGFYQLLEQAKDLSRTNRKNIKAMHLQNELFTKLDVASEFVGYEVEEVKDAKVVFMFAHNQEVKVLSDQEGYLILNRTPFYAEKGGQAADHGIITSANATIQVVDVQQGPNKQNIHHVIVNGTIKLGAEVNALIDKDKRFYTRKNHSGTHLLHAALREVLGTHAMQTGSYNDEERLRIDITHNQNITSEEISKVEASVSQAIKAAIPCEVIYTNMDEALNKYHALAFFTEKYDEIVRIVRFGTYSCELCGGTHVANSQEVEDLMVTGVESKGAGTYRVHAITSHKTIAAYLNDEFLKIKNEVMVLIDKYNQGKENLPDENLESLWNQINDLAVSKEHLKQLKDLILVFKEQYKQWNKKYANFRMQEHLTQYQDLSVTTINNINVLYHRFNVEIDLATLKALVDNYKAKYDNLLVFFVDFHHQDDYKLVVGVSKDLQTQYQAGNIVKKLNPLIEGNGGGNPSVAQSGFKNKTMMLTIMENLFTYLDE, via the coding sequence ATGCGAAAACTTACTTCAACTGAAATTAGACAATTATGGTTGGATTTTTTTAAATCAAAAGACCACTATGAATTAAAACCTGCTTCTTTAATTCCTGTTGATGATCCCTCATTATTATGGATTAATTCAGGAGTAGCCACATTAAAACCTTATTTTGATGGGCGCAAAACTCCCCCGGCAAAAAGATTAACTAACTCCCAAAAATCAATTCGTACTAATGATATTGAAAATGTTGGACATACTGCTCGTCATCATACCTTATTTGAAATGTTGGGCAATTTTTCAATTGGCGATTATTTTAAAAAAGAAGCAATTGAATTTGCTTGAGAGTTTTTAACTTCTCCCCAATGAATTGGTTTTGATCCTGCGAAATTGTATATTACAATTTATGAAGAAGATGAAGAAGCTTATCATATTTGAAAAGATATTATTGGTTTAAGTGATGACAGAATTATTAAGGGAGGCAAAGATACTAATTTTTGGGAAATTGGTGAAGGGCCCTGTGGACCAAATACTGAAATTTTTTATGACCGCGGAGAAAAATATGACCCCCAACATGTTGGGCTACGCTTATTAAAAGAAGATATTGAAAATGATCGCTATTTAGAAGTGTGAAATATTGTCTTTTCACAATTTAATAATAATGGGGATGGTACTTATAGTGAATTACCCCGTAAAAATATTGATACTGGTGCTGGTTTAGAACGAATTACTTCTATTATTCAAGAAACCCCAACTAATTTTGAAACTGACTTATTTTTACCAATCATTAAGGCCACAGAAAAAATTATTAGTAATAAATATCAATATGATCCTAGTGATTTTTGAAAAGAACCAAGTGAACAAACAAAAATTAATACCGCTTTTAAAGTAATTGCTGATCATATTCGTGCCGCAACTTTTGCCATTGCTGATGGGGTCTTTCCTAGTAACAAGGATCGTGGTTATGTTATTCGTCGTTTAATCCGCCGTGCTAGTTTATATGGTAAAAAACTAGGGATTAACCAACCATTTTTATATTTACTAGTAATAGAAGTTATTAACGCCATGGTTCCGTTTTATGATTATTTAATTGCTAAACAAGAAATTATTACCCAAGCTATTAAAGATGAAGAAGTTAAGTTTTTAAATACTTTAGAACAAGGAAGTAAGTTATTTAATGAGTTAAAGGAAAAATATGGGGAAATTAGCAAGGAAAATGCCTTTAAATTATTTGAAAGTTATGGTTTTCCAATTGAATTAATTGAAGAAGAAGCTGCAGATAATAATATTAAGGTTGATAGTGCTGGATTCTACCAACTGTTAGAACAGGCAAAAGACTTATCACGCACTAATCGAAAAAATATTAAAGCAATGCATTTGCAAAATGAATTATTTACTAAGTTAGATGTTGCTAGTGAGTTTGTTGGCTATGAAGTTGAAGAAGTTAAAGATGCTAAAGTTGTCTTTATGTTTGCTCATAACCAAGAAGTAAAAGTGTTAAGTGATCAGGAAGGTTATTTAATTTTAAATCGTACTCCATTTTATGCTGAAAAAGGAGGGCAAGCAGCAGACCACGGAATTATTACTAGTGCCAATGCGACAATCCAAGTTGTTGATGTACAGCAAGGTCCTAATAAACAAAATATTCACCATGTTATTGTTAATGGCACAATTAAATTAGGGGCGGAAGTGAATGCCTTAATTGATAAGGACAAACGTTTTTACACCCGTAAAAATCACTCGGGAACCCATTTATTGCATGCCGCGTTAAGAGAAGTATTAGGAACCCACGCCATGCAAACTGGTTCTTATAATGATGAAGAACGGTTAAGAATTGATATTACCCATAATCAAAATATTACCAGTGAAGAAATTAGCAAAGTTGAAGCTTCGGTTAGTCAAGCAATTAAAGCAGCAATTCCTTGTGAGGTTATTTATACTAATATGGATGAAGCGCTTAATAAATATCATGCGTTGGCCTTCTTTACCGAAAAATATGATGAAATTGTACGGATTGTTCGTTTTGGAACTTATTCTTGTGAATTATGTGGGGGAACGCATGTTGCTAACTCCCAAGAAGTGGAAGATTTAATGGTAACCGGGGTTGAATCAAAAGGAGCTGGGACTTATCGTGTTCATGCCATTACTAGTCATAAAACAATTGCAGCTTATTTAAATGATGAATTTTTAAAAATAAAAAATGAGGTAATGGTATTAATTGATAAGTATAATCAAGGCAAAGAAAACTTACCAGATGAAAACTTAGAAAGCTTATGAAATCAAATTAATGATTTAGCCGTTTCAAAAGAACACTTAAAACAGCTAAAAGATTTAATTTTAGTATTTAAAGAACAATATAAACAATGAAATAAAAAATATGCTAATTTCCGCATGCAAGAACACCTAACCCAATATCAAGATTTATCAGTTACAACAATAAATAATATTAATGTGCTTTATCATCGTTTTAATGTTGAAATTGATTTAGCAACTTTAAAAGCATTGGTTGATAACTATAAAGCAAAATATGACAACCTTCTAGTATTTTTTGTGGATTTTCATCACCAGGATGATTACAAACTAGTCGTTGGAGTTTCTAAAGATCTGCAAACCCAATACCAAGCGGGGAATATTGTCAAAAAATTAAATCCACTGATTGAAGGAAATGGTGGGGGTAACCCTAGTGTCGCCCAATCTGGATTTAAAAATAAAACGATGATGCTAACCATTATGGAAAACTTATTTACTTATCTTGATGAATAA
- the ruvX gene encoding Holliday junction resolvase RuvX, translated as MNNYYLALDVGSKTIGLASSRGVIATPRGVLRFPEGDFLQAAIQVVNLITTENFSHLIVGYPKNMNNTIGPRAEMVEEFIKILKTKLGDLIIPIILVDERLTTHQSHQIMLEANLSRAKRKQKKDSLAAQLILETYLSNQK; from the coding sequence ATGAATAATTATTATTTAGCCCTTGATGTTGGTAGTAAAACAATTGGATTAGCAAGTTCGCGCGGAGTTATTGCAACTCCCCGGGGAGTGCTTCGTTTTCCTGAAGGTGATTTTTTGCAAGCAGCTATTCAAGTTGTTAATTTAATTACAACAGAAAACTTTAGTCATTTGATTGTTGGCTATCCTAAAAATATGAATAATACCATTGGTCCTCGCGCTGAAATGGTTGAAGAATTTATTAAAATTTTAAAAACAAAATTAGGTGATTTGATAATTCCGATTATTTTAGTAGATGAACGCTTAACAACCCACCAATCTCACCAAATTATGCTAGAAGCTAATTTATCGCGTGCTAAGCGTAAGCAAAAAAAAGATAGTTTAGCTGCCCAATTAATTTTAGAAACTTATTTAAGTAATCAAAAATAA